The sequence below is a genomic window from Desulfovibrio legallii.
CGGGGCGCGCTTCAAGGGGAATCCTGCGCGCCTGCGCCGCGGGAGGTTTACGGTTCAGCGTCATTTGGTTTCGGGCAGGCGGTAGCGGCCCGCCACGGGCGTCTGCCAGGCCGCGCCGAAGGGCACGCGGCTCAGGTGCAGGGCCAGGGGCTCCTGGCGGCGTTTGAATTCCGCAGCAAAGAGCTTGCGCCGCACCTCCATGCGCTGGGGCGTGAGCTGCGCCGAGCCTGGGGCGGAGGGCAGCAGCAGGTCTTCCAGGATGGGGTCCAGTTCTTCGTAAGGCAGGAGGCTGTCCGAATCCTTCTGGCCTGGGCGCAGTTCCGCCGAGGGCGCTTTGGTGAAGATGTCCTCCGGGATGATCTCCTTGCCGCGGTGGGCGTTGTACCAGCGGCCCACAGCGTAGACCTGGGTTTTGGTCAGGTCGCCGATAACGGCCAGCGCGCCCACGGAATCGCCGTACAGGGTGCAGTAGCCCATGGCCCCTTCGCTTTTGTTGCCCGTATTGAGCACCAGGGCCTGGGCGCGGTTGGCCAGGGAAGTGATGAGCGTGCCCCGGATGCGGGCCTGAACGTTCTCAAAGGTGACATCGCCGGGCAGCTCAGGGAAGAGGTCCAGGCCGGGCTTGAGGGCAGCGGCAAAGGCGTCCATGAGGGGACCGATGGGTATGGCGACGGTGGCGATGCCCAGGTTGGCGGCCAGGGCTGCGGCGTCCTTGACGCTGCCCGCGCTGCTGTGGGGGGAAGGCAGCAGGACGCCGGTGACGTTTTCCGCGCCCAGGGCTTCTACGGCCACGCTGCAGACCAGGGCCGAATCCATGCCGCCGGAAATGGCCACGATGGCCCGCGAGAGGCCGCACTTGCGCACAAAGTCGCCTGTGCCCAGCACCAGGGCGCGCCAGCAGGCTTCCTCTTCGCTGGCGCAGAGAGGTTCGGGGGCCTTGCCGTTCTGGTTGGCGGCGGTATCCACCACCAGCACGTCTTCGGCGAAGGCCTTGCCCCGCGCCAGGAGCTGGCCCGTGGGGTCAAAGGCCAGGCTCTGGCCGTTGTAGATCCGGCTGTCGTTGCCGCCCGCCAGGTTTACGGAAAACAAATGCACATGGTGCCGGGCCGCCACATGGGAGAGCATGTGTTCGCCCGCTTCCTGCGCGCCCACGCAGAAGGGCGAGGCGGCCATGTGGACGATGGCGTCCACCCCGCGCTGCACCAGCTCCATGAGCGGATTGTGCCCGCTGGCGTAGCGGGTTTTCCAGAAGGCGCTCTCTTCGTTGAGGGCGTCTTCGCAGAGCACCACGCCCAGCCGCCAGCCGCCAAGTGTCACAATGCCGCAGGAGATGCCCCGGTCAAAGTAGCGGGCGTCCTCGTCCTGGGAGGGGGCCGCACCGGGGGCCTGGCCCTGATTCTGGCCCAGGTTCTGGTAGACCTTGCGCGAGACCACCTGCCAGCCGCCTTTGTGCACCAGCACGGCCGCGTTGGACAACAGGCCTGAGGCGTACACGCTGGGCACGGGCGCGCCTACCAGCAGGGCAGGGCCCTGGGCCAGGGCCGCGGCCAGCTGATCCAGAGCCCGGCGGCAGCCCCCGGCAAAGTCTTCGGCGCAAAGGTAGTGCCCTGGGGCCACGCCGCAGAGGGCCAGTTCCGGCGTGACGCACAGTTCGGCCCCGGCTGCGGCCGCCTGGCGGGCGACCTCAAGGATGTGTTTCGTGTTGCCGGCCACGTCGCCGGTGACGCTGTTGCACTGCAAGAGGGCGATTTTCATGGCGCTGTTCCCCCAATGTTAAAGAAGATTGTGCAAAGGGCCGCCAGGGGCGGCCAGAGCTTCCACCTTGCGGACGACGGCCGGATCCTCTTCCAGGGGGGGGGCGTGGAAGGGCTTTTGGCGGGCGTCCACCAGGAGGGGCGCTTCACAGGACCAGTGCTTGGCCCGTGTGGCGGCGCGGACGCCGTACACGTCCGCCGCCGGGTCCGAGCGGGTGAAGGTCACCCAGAGAAAATTATCCAGGTCGGCGGCGCAGAAGTCCGCGTCGTCCGCCACGGTCAGCAGGGGAAAGGCCTCCCGCCCCGGCCAGGCCGCCAGGGCGCGCGCCAGCTCTTCCATACGCGGATCCTGGCGGTTGCGCTCCAGGGTATGGCGCGGGCCGCCCACCACAAGCAGGCCGGGGCCGGCCACGCGTACGGGGCCGAAGCCCTGGGGCAGGGTTGGCAGGTCCGCCGCCGGGCCGCTCAGCTCCGTGCCCAGCCGCCGCCGGGCCGGGCCCGCCGCGGCCCAGATGAGCTTGGAGCCTTCGTGCAGGTCTGTTCCCGTGTAGTCCAGGGTATCGCCCGTGCTGCGGGTAAGGAAGTGCAGATCGCGGGCAAAGTCCGTGCGCTCCAGAATATGGCGCAAAAACGCGGGCACGTCGCGGGCCGAAAGGCCGGGGGCGTCCTCGTGCGCGGCCAGCAGCACGTATTTGGCCAGGGCGGTCTGTGTGGTTCCCAGCAGGTGCAGGGCGGCGGTGAGCAGCTCGCGCGGGCGGCGGGCGGCCTCATAGGGCGTGTAGCGTTCGCTGCCCAGGGCCAGCAGCAGGGGATGGACCCCGGCGGCGTCCACGGCGTGCACCTCGCGCACCCCGTGGAAGACGCGCGGCACCAGCGGCCCGGTGAGCTCGTGGATAAAATCGCCGAAGACCGTATCCTCCTGCGGCGGGCGGCCTACGGCCGTGCAGGGCCAGACGGCGTCCTTGCGGTGGAAAACGGCCTCCACCTGCAGTACCGGAAAATCGTGGGTCAGGCTGTAGTAGCCCACATGGTCGCCAAAGGGGCCTTCGGGTTTGAGGCCGGGCAGGATGTGCCCGCTGAGGCAGAAATCCGCCTGGGCAAGCACGGGCAGGGGCAGCTCTGGCGTGCGGGCAAGGGCGCAGCGCCGTCCGTCCAGCAGACCGGCGAAGCGCAGCTCCGAGAGGCCTTCGGGCAGGGGCATGACCGCCGCCACGGTGAGGCCGGGGGGGCCGCCCACATAGACGTGCACGGGCAGGGCCAGGCCCCTGGCCAGGGCGTGGGCGTGGTGCACGCCCAGCCCCCGATGGATCTGGTAGTGCAGGCCCACTTCGTTCGGGGCGTAGTCGTTGCCCGCCAGCTGCACGCGGTACATGCCCAGGTTGGCGGCCTGGGGGCCGGGAGTGTCCGGATCCTCGCTGTAGACCAGGGGCAGAGTGATGAAGGGGCCGCCGTCGCCAGGCCAGGCCGTGATCTGCGGCAAATCGCCGAGCGCGCAACGGCATTCCAGCACTGGCGCGGTTCTGGCTGGTTGTGGGCCTGCTCGCTTCACGCGGGGCAGAAGGCGCGGCAGGCCCGGCAGCGCGGCGAAAAAGCTCCAGGGCCGGCGGAGGGCGGCGGCGGGGTCGGCGGCGGCCTGCAGCAGGGCGCGCGCCGTGGGCAGGCTGTGACGGAAAATGTGGCAGAGCCGCTCCCGCGTGCCGAACAGATTGGTGAGCACGGGGAAGGACGTGCCCTTCACGCGGGTAAAGAGCAGGGCCGGAGCCTTGGCCCGGAAGGCCCGGCGCTGGATGGCGGCCAGCTCCAGATACGGATCCACCGGCGCGTCCACGCGCACGAGCTGACCATGGGCTTCCAGGTCCGTCAGGCATTCCCGCAGGGTGCGCCAGCCGGTCATCAGGCCTCCCCGCCGGGCGCGGGCGTCAGGGGCACGGGGGGCTGCAGCCCGGCCAGGCCGCGTTTGCCGGCCAGGGCCTGGCGAAAGTCGGCCAGGATGTCCGCGTGGTCAAAGGCCAGGGGCGTGGGCAGGGCGTTCAGGGGGTAGAAGGCGGCCTGGGCGGCGTCGTCTCCGGCCCGGAGCGTTTCGGGGTGCAGGGGGCGGCCCGTGAAGACCACGCTCAGGGTGTGCTGACGGGGGTCGCGGTCCGGCCGGGAATAGACGCCCAGCAGGCCGGTGAGTTCCACTTCAAGGCCGGTTTCCTCCCAAGCCTCGCGCAGGGCGGCGGCTTCGGCGGATTCGCCTTCTTCAATGAAGCCGCCCGGCAGGGCGTAGCCCAGGGGCGGGTTGTCCCGGCGGATGACGACCACGCCGCGTTCCGGCGTGTAGATGACCACATCCGTGGTGGGCGTGGGGTTGCGGTAGACGGTAGAGGCTTTGCCGCAGTGCGGGCAGCGGATTTGGCGTTGCATGGCTTTCTCCGTGGCGTTTTCCTGCGGAAATATCCGGGATAAACGCTTGCGGGCATAGTATGCCAGGCTGCGCCGCGCCGCAAGGACCGGCCGGGGAGCGTCCGGCGGCGGCAGGGGGGTGCTACCGTATGTAGTTGGGAATATTAATGATGACCTCTCTGGTGAACGTGATCATGCGCTCCATGAGCCAGGGCAGGGCCAAAAGCAGGGCCAGGAACATGCAGACGATCTTGGGGATGAAGGTCAGGGTCATTTCCTGGATCTGGGTGGCGGCCTGAATGACGCTGACCACCACGCCCACGCCCAGGCCCACGGCCAGCATGGGCAGGGCCATCATGAGGCAGAGTTCAATGGCCTGGCGGCCGAAGCCGACGACGAAATCGGGTGTCATGGGAGGGTCTCCCCGCGCCGTGCGGCGCGCGTTGCGGATTATAAGAGAAAACTGTTGACCAGCGAGCCCACCAGCAGGTTCCAGCCGTCCACCATGACGAAGAGCAGCAGCTTGAAGGGCATGGAGACCATCATGGGCGGCAGCATCATCATGCCCATGGCCAGCAGCACGCTGGAGATGACCATATCCAGCACCAGAAAGGGGATGTAGATGAGGAAGCCGATGGTAAAGGCGGTTTTCAGCTCGCTGATGACGTAAGCGGCGGCCAGGAGCATGGTGGGGACTTCGTCCTTGTTGCGTGGGGCCTCCATGTTGCTGATGGCGTAGAAGACGGAGAGGTCCTTCTCGCGCGTGTGCTTGAACATGAAGGTGCGCAGCGGGGCCTGGGCGCGGTCCAGGGCCACTTTGTAGTCGATCTGTTCGCTGAGGTAGGGCTGGAGGGCCTGGTCGTTGATCTCCTTGCCCACGGGGAACATGATGACCACCGTCATAAAAATGGCGAGGCTCGCCAGAATCTGGGTGGGCGGCAGCTGCTGGACGCCCATGGCCTGGCGCAGAAAGCTGAAGACGATGATGATGCGGGTGAAGCTGGTGACCGTGAGCATGATGGCCGGAGCCACGGAAAGCACGGTGAGCAGAAAAAGAATTTCCAGCAGGACCGAGACTTTTTCCGGCGACTGGACCCCGCCCGAAAGGGTGAGCTGCAGGGCTGGCGTGGCAATGTCCTGCGCGGCCTGGGCCAGGCCCGGCAGGAGCAGGAGGGGCAGGCTAGCGGCCGTCAGCGTCGCGACGGGCCTGATCCATAGCCTGCTGAAAAGGGGTTTCGGGTGGCTCATGGTGCGCCTCTTCCTCGTGCAAAAGGGTAATCTGCTGGTCGGTAACCCCCAGCAGCAGCCTTTTATTCAAGAAGCGTACCACCATAAGTCCCTTGCGCGGTCCCAGGGGCAATTGGGCCTCCATGACCAGCGCGCCGCGCGGCAGAGCCCCCGGACGCGGCATAAAATTGAACTTGCCGAAGCGCCGGACCAGCCAGACGGCCAGCCAGAGCACCCCCAGCAGCAGAAACAGCACGCCGATGGCCTGGGCATAGCCGCCCCAGCTGAAGGCGCTTTGCCCCAGGGTCGCGGCCTGACCGGCCGCCTGGCTTGCTGCGGCCTGACCGGCGCCTTGTCCGGCGGCCACGCCCGCGGCCTGCCCGCCGGCGTCCGCCAGGGCTATGAAGCCTGAAAGCAGGGGCGTGGGGCTAGCCAAGCTGTTTGACCCTCTCAATGGGGCTGATGATGTCCGTGAGGCGCACGCCGAATTTTTCGTTAATGACCACGGCCTCGCCGCGCGCCACCAGCTTGCCGTTGACGTAGACCTCCAGCGGCTCGCCCGCCAGTTTGTTGAGCTCCACCACGGAGCCCTGGCCCAGTTGCAGCAGCTCGTTGATGAGCAGGCGGGTCCGGCCAAGTTCCGCCGAGACGTCCAGGGGGATGTCCAGGATAAAGTCCAGCTCGCGCTTGAGGTTGTTGTCCCTGGGCTGGCGGGCCATTTCCGTCATGTCCCTGAAGTGGGCGTCCACGGCGTGTCCGCTCAGCCCGGCGTTTTCCGGCGCGGCGGATTCTTTGCCTTCCTCGTCCTTGGCCAGGGCCTCGGCCCACTGGGCGGCCAGGGCGTCTTCGTCCTGCTTGGCGTCGCCGCCCGCACTGCCCTCCGCGTCGCCGGCGGCAGGCCCGGGGGCGCTCTGGTCCGCCGCCCCGGCGGGGGCCGCGTCCTTGCCCTGCGCTTCCTTTTCCAGTTCCGCCGCCCACTGGGCGGCCAGAGCTTCCTGATCGTCCTGCGCCATTGTCCACCTCACGCCAGCGCCTCCGGCTTCAGGGCCGGGCGCTGCAACCGGGGTCGCGCCCCGGCGTTATTCCACCACAAAATCCGTAAAATACACGCGGATAACCCGTTGCGCCCCCAGAATCTGGTTGAGCCGGGCCGCCACCTCGGCCTTGAGCAGAATTTTGCCCTCCGGGGAGGCTATGTCCGCATAGCTTTTGCCCGCCAGAAGCATGATCACCGCGTCGCGCACCCGCGCGCTGTTGGTCTGAAGCTCCTTGGAGACGTCGGCGTTAACCTCCACCTCCATGCCCAGTTTGAGGTAGCGGCGCCCCGCGGGGTCAGCCAGGTTGACGGTGACGGGCGGCAAGGGCAGCACCATGCCCGCGCTGCGGGGCAGATCGCTTTGCCGCTCAATGCGCGCGCCCTGGGGTTCGCTTTGGCCGTTCGGGGCGGCCTGCCCCGGCGCGGCCTGCCCGCCCGGCGCGCTGCCCGGCGTTTTGGCCTGCCCGTGGCTTTGCCCGTCTGCGGGGGCCGCGGCCGCCGGGGCTTCCGGCGCGGCGTCGCCCGCGGCGGGCGTGCGCAGGTAGAGCCACCAGTATGCGCCCAATCCGGCCCCGCTCAGGGTCATGAGCAGGATGGCCGCAATAATGATGATGCGTTTAAGGCGCGAACGCTTTTTGGGATTTTCGGCCTGCCCCTCAGGCAGGGCCGGCGCTTCTTTTTCCTTGGCCGCCATAGTGTTCTCCAGAACCGTTCAATCCGCCCCCGGCCAGCCTTGCGCCAGGGCTCAGCCCCTGGCGGGGCGCGGGCCGAAAATATCCGTGCCGATGCGCACCAGGGTGGCCCCTTCGGCCACGGCCCCGGCAAAATCGCCGCTCATGCCCATGGAAAGCTCCGGCAGGGGCAGGCCCAGGCGCAGGCTCAGGGCGTCGCGCAGGTCGCGCAGCCGGGCAAAGTGGGGCCGGGCGGCATCGCCCGCATCAAAGACCGGGGGCAGGCACATGAGCCCCCGCAGCTCCAGGTGCGGACAGCCTTCACAGACATAATCGGCCAGTGCGGGCAAATCCTCAGCCCCCAGGCCGGATTTTTGCGTCTCTGCAGCCAGGTTCACTTCAATAAGCACGGCCTGACGCTGTTGCTGCGCCGCCAGCCGCCGCTCCAGAGCCTCGGCCAGGCGGCGGGAGTCCAGGCTGTGCAGCAGATGGAAGGCCCCGGCCACCTGGGCGGCCTTGCGGTGCTGCACATGCCCGATCATATGCCAGCGAACGCTGCCGCAGGCCGGGTCCGCCGCCAGGTCGGCCTGCTTCTGCAAGGCCTCCTGGACGTAATTTTCGCCGAAATCCGCTTGTCCGATACGGGCCAGGGCGGCGATGTCCGCTGCGGGGTGCAGCTTGGAAACGGCCACCAGGGTCACGTCAGCGCGGGGGCGTCCGGCGCGGGCGCAGGCGGCTTCCAGCCGCTCCTGCAGATTCCGGTAGCGCTGCAGCAAGGGGCTTTCCATATTGCTATTCCGCCATGAGGCCCATATCGCGCAGAAAGGCCACGTCTTCCGTCCAGTGTTCGCGCACCTTGACCCAGAGCTCCAGGTGCACCTTGCCGCCCACCAGCTCAATAATATCCTTGCGGGCCTCGGTGCCGATTTCCTTGATGCCCGCCCCGGCCCGGCCGATGACCATGGCCTTGTGCATGGGCCGGGCCACATAGATGACGGCCTGGATGAGGGTCTGGCCGCGCTCCGCATCTTCTTCCCAGTTTTCCACATCCACGGCCACGGCGTAGGGCACCTCCTGGCGCAGGTGCAGAAAGAGCTTTTCGCGGATGATCTCCGCCGCCATGAAGCGCAGGGGAGCCGTGGAGATCTGGTCTTCAGGAAACTCCGCCGGGCCTTGCGGCAGGCGGGAGCGCACCAGGGCCGCCAGCTCGGGCAGGCCGTCGCGCAGCAGGGCCGAGGCCGGGAAGATTTCGGCCCCGGGCCACATCTCGTGCAGCGTGGTGAGCAGCGGCAGCATGCGGCTTTTATCCGCAAACAGGTCCACCTTGTTGACCACCACGATCATGGGGCGCGTATCGCTGGCAAGGGCCTGGGCCACGGGGGCCAGGTCGCGCTCCAGGAATTCCGGGTGGCGGATGTAGAGGTGGGCGTCCAGCACGGGCATGATGACGTCCGCCTGGCCCAGGCTCTGCCAGACGGCCTGGAGCATGGTTTTGCTCAGGCGGCCGCGCAGCTGGGTAAGGCCCGGCGTATCCATAAAGATGATCTGCGAGCCCGGATCTGTGAGGATGCCCACAATCTGGTTGCGCGTGGTCTGCGGCTTGGGGGTGACAATGGTCACCTTCTGCCCCAGAAGAGCGTTGAGCAGGGTGGATTTGCCCGCATTGGGCGGCCCCATAAGGGCCACCCGGCCACAGCGGTGGTGCTGGTCCGTCATGCCTTCTCCCGGCCGGCGAGGCCGGCCTTGCGCCCGCGTGGCGGGCCTTGTGGAAACAGTGTCAAAACAGTCTTTCTGTCCCACATCCGCGCGCCGGGGTCAAGCGGGCGGTCTTGACGCGCGCGCGGGGGGCGCTTACTCTGCTCGCATGTTTACGCTGTTTACCTATATGGCCCTCATCGTGGGCGTGAACTGGGGCTTTGCCGTTACGCCGCTCATTGCGCTGCCCAACGGCGAAATGTGGCCGCCCATGTCCCTGGTGGTGGGCTTCATTTTTGTGGTGCGGGACTATGCCCAGCGTCGCGTGGGGCACCATGTGCTCTGGGCCATGCTGGTGGGCTGCGTGGTGAGCTGGTACATGGCCACGCCGCAACTGGCCGTGGCCAGCGCCGCCGCCTTCGCCGTGGGCGAACTGGGCGATTGGGCGCTGTACACCTTTACCCGGCGTCCTTTTTCGCAGCGCATCCTGCTTTCCAGCCTGCTGGGCGCGCCGCTGGACAGCATCGTTTTTCTGGGGCTCATCGGCCTGGCCACGCCCTGGTCTGTGGTCATCATGAGCCTGAGCAAGCTGGTGGGCGCGTTGCTGGTTTTCTGGCTGGTGCGGCGGCGCGAACTGCGCGAATACGCCCTGGCCGAACCGCGCCCGTAACAGGAGCCCGCAACAGGACGCCGCCCCGGTTTTTCTTGTTTGCCGCGGGCGTAAGGGGCTAGCGCGGCGTCTTTGTTTCCCGGCGCAGCATTTTCCCCCTTCCCAGGCGGAACGCCCTGAGGCGCGGTCAGCCTGGGCCATACCGCCAGCGCGCGTCAGGGAACTTCCGGCGCGCAGGAGAACTCGCCATGAAAGCACTTTCCCGTTTTTTTGCGCCTTGCCTGCTGGCGGGCGCGCTCCTGGGCTGCACGACCTCCGGTCCGCAGAAGGCCCTTGACGCCCAGGCCGACGCCTTGAGCAAGAACGACAGCGCGGCCTTTCTGGCCCAGATGGATCTGAAAGCCTTTGCCGCCAACCAGGTCAAAAACATGACCCGCGACGATCAGGCCCTGAGCACCCTGGATTCCATGGGGCGCATGCTGGGCCTGGGCGGCATGGACGAGCTGCTGGGCAGCGTTATCGATATGGAAGCCCGGCTCGGCAAACAGTACACCCGGGGCGTGAGCACGGGCGAACTGGCGGCCCAGTGCCGCACGGCCGCAACCCCCGACTGCCCCTGGGTGCCGGAAAGCCTGCGCAAGGCGCAGGTGACGGAGCTGGGGCAGGACGCCGCCGTGGCCAAGGTCACCACGCCTGCGGGCATGACCAGCTGGCTGGCCCTGCGCAAGAAGGGCGAGCGCTGGCTGGTGGTGGGCCAGGCCATGCTGGAAGGCACGGCCAAGGAGTACGCCGCCGGGGCCGCCCCGCAGGAAAAACAGACGCCGCCCGCCGCACCGCGCAAGCCCGCGCCCGATGCCCCTGCGCCCGATGCCCCTGCGCCGGATAAGCTCGCGCCGGATAAGCTCGCGCCGGACAACCGCGCCGACAACCAGGGCGTGACCAAACTGTAACGCACGCGATTTTTCTGCATGGCAGGGCCGGAGCGGCCCCGCCCATGCCGGGCGCAACAACGGCGCGCCGCGGGTTCCCGTGGCGCGCCGTTGTATTGGGGCATTTCAACTTTGAAAAGCCCTGGCGGCGGCGTGAGCAGAGCCTGCCGTAAAGGCGCAAAGCGCAGCACTGCTGCGCTGTTACACGCCGGAACGAGCGTGCCTAAGCATTACGAATGCCTGTTCTTAAAAGAAGGTAATCCGCTCCATGCGCCAGCTGCTTTCCGGCCGCAAGGCGGCGGAGCGACGCCCTTCCGGCGCGCCGCCCCGCACTGTGGCCTTATTTGCCCTGCAGCATCTTTACGGCGCAGAATTTGCCGCACATGGCGCAGACTTCTTCACTCTTGTGGGCCTCCCGGCGTTTGGCCAGGGTGCCGGGGTCCAGGGCGGCCTTGGCCATGCCGTCCCAGTCCAGGGCGCGGCGGGCCTGATTCATGGCGGCTTCGCGAGCCACGGCGCGGGGGCGGCCCAAGGCCACTTCGCCCACCTGCGCGGCCACGCGGGAGGCCATGACCCCGGCGCGCACGTCGGCCTCGTCGGGCAGGGTCAGGTGTTCGGCCGGGGTAAGGTAGCAGAGGAAGTCCACGCCCGCCTCCACGGCCAGCGCGCCGCCAATGGCCCCGGCAATGTGGTCGTAGCCGGGGGCGCTGTCGCAGCACAAGGGGCCCAGCACATAGAGCGGGGCGTTGTGGGTAAGGCGCTTGATGCCCTGAATCTGGGTGCGCACCTGGTTAAGCGGCACATGTCCGGGGCCTTCGATCATGCACTGCACGCCGCGCTCCAGAGCGTAGCGGGCCAGTTGCCCCAGGTTGATGACTTCCTCCCACTGGGCCGCGTCGCCCGCGTCTACGCCCGCGCCGGGGCGCAGGCCGTCGCCCAGGGAAAGGGTGACGTTGTGGGGACGGCAGATTTCCACCAGGCGGTCAAAATCTTCCAGCAGAGGGTTTTCGCGGTCGTTTTCCAGCATCCAGCGGGCCAGCATGGAGCCGCCGCGCGAAACGATGCCCAGCGCGCGGTTGTTTTTGACGGCCATTTCCGCACCACGGCGGGAAAGGCCGCAGTGCACGGTCATGAAGTCCACGCCCTGGCGCGCCTGTTTGGCAATCTCGTCAAAAAGCTGGTCCGGGTGCATGCTGGCGATGTCTTTGTCCGCGTCTAGGATGCGCTGGCCCACGGCATAAAGGGGCACCGTGCCCAGGGGCCGGGGGCAGGCCGCCAGCATGCCCGTGCGCAGGGCGTCCAGATCCCCGGCGATGGAAAGATCCATGACCGTATGGGCCCCGGCATCCAGCGCGGCCTTGATTTTGCGCTCTTCAGTATGCGGGCAGTTGCACAGGGGGGATGTGCCGATATTGGCGTTGACCTTGACGCTGGCGGGCTGGCCCACCAGGATGGGCTCAAGGCCCGGATGGGCGGGGTTGCCCAGCAGGACCATGCTGCCCGCTTCCAGGGCGTCGGTGACGGTTTCGGGGGCAAGCTGCTCCTGGCTGGCCAGGTCGGCGAGGTGCCGGTCGAGCAGCCCGCGCAGGGCGGCGTTCTGGGAAAGGAGTTGTCGGGACATGGGTGCCTCGCGGGTTGCGACGCAGGGCGCGAAAAAAGCCACAAGCAGCGGGTGACAGCATGTGGCCGCGGCTTCCCTCCGGCAGTGCGAACTGCGTCAGGTTCATAGGGTCTGGGTTGGCCCACTCTCAGCAGCAAGCCTGAACGGCTTGCGGCTCCCCTAGCTCGGCTTCAACATAGCCCTGGCGCGTCCGCTTGTAAAGCTCCCCGCTTGCAATCGGGCCTCTGGTGGCATACATGGGGAGCATGCGCCGCAATCGTCTGTTCAGTCCCTTTACCTGGCCGGTCTATTCTTTTTTGCTGGTCATCGCCTTGGGCGCGCTTTTGCTGCGGTTGCCCGCCAGCTGCCGTCCCGGCCGGGAGCTGGACTTTGTGGACGCCGCGTTTCTGTCCACCTCGGCCGTATGCGTCACGGGGCTTTCCCCGGTGGACGTGGGCGCGGTGCTGAGCCCGCTGGGCAAGGTTGTGCTCCTGGCGCTCATGCAGCTGGGGGGTCTGGGCGTCATGACCTATACGAGCATCATTTTTTTGCTCTGGCGCAAGGCCGTGCCTTTTTCCAGCCGCGAGGCCGTAAGCCAGGCCTTGCTCGGCGGGGACTTCAGCCTGCGGGCTTTTCTGTTTCAGGTGCTGGGGCTGGTGCTGAGCATAGAGGCTGTGGCGGCCTTTTTGCTCTACTGGCACGACCCTGTGGCCTTTTATCCTTTCAGCGCCGTGTTCCATGCGGTTTCGTCCTTCTGCAACGCCGGTTTCTCGCTCAATTCCAACAATCTCATGAGCTTTCG
It includes:
- the nadE gene encoding NAD(+) synthase, with translation MKIALLQCNSVTGDVAGNTKHILEVARQAAAAGAELCVTPELALCGVAPGHYLCAEDFAGGCRRALDQLAAALAQGPALLVGAPVPSVYASGLLSNAAVLVHKGGWQVVSRKVYQNLGQNQGQAPGAAPSQDEDARYFDRGISCGIVTLGGWRLGVVLCEDALNEESAFWKTRYASGHNPLMELVQRGVDAIVHMAASPFCVGAQEAGEHMLSHVAARHHVHLFSVNLAGGNDSRIYNGQSLAFDPTGQLLARGKAFAEDVLVVDTAANQNGKAPEPLCASEEEACWRALVLGTGDFVRKCGLSRAIVAISGGMDSALVCSVAVEALGAENVTGVLLPSPHSSAGSVKDAAALAANLGIATVAIPIGPLMDAFAAALKPGLDLFPELPGDVTFENVQARIRGTLITSLANRAQALVLNTGNKSEGAMGYCTLYGDSVGALAVIGDLTKTQVYAVGRWYNAHRGKEIIPEDIFTKAPSAELRPGQKDSDSLLPYEELDPILEDLLLPSAPGSAQLTPQRMEVRRKLFAAEFKRRQEPLALHLSRVPFGAAWQTPVAGRYRLPETK
- a CDS encoding UbiD family decarboxylase; amino-acid sequence: MTGWRTLRECLTDLEAHGQLVRVDAPVDPYLELAAIQRRAFRAKAPALLFTRVKGTSFPVLTNLFGTRERLCHIFRHSLPTARALLQAAADPAAALRRPWSFFAALPGLPRLLPRVKRAGPQPARTAPVLECRCALGDLPQITAWPGDGGPFITLPLVYSEDPDTPGPQAANLGMYRVQLAGNDYAPNEVGLHYQIHRGLGVHHAHALARGLALPVHVYVGGPPGLTVAAVMPLPEGLSELRFAGLLDGRRCALARTPELPLPVLAQADFCLSGHILPGLKPEGPFGDHVGYYSLTHDFPVLQVEAVFHRKDAVWPCTAVGRPPQEDTVFGDFIHELTGPLVPRVFHGVREVHAVDAAGVHPLLLALGSERYTPYEAARRPRELLTAALHLLGTTQTALAKYVLLAAHEDAPGLSARDVPAFLRHILERTDFARDLHFLTRSTGDTLDYTGTDLHEGSKLIWAAAGPARRRLGTELSGPAADLPTLPQGFGPVRVAGPGLLVVGGPRHTLERNRQDPRMEELARALAAWPGREAFPLLTVADDADFCAADLDNFLWVTFTRSDPAADVYGVRAATRAKHWSCEAPLLVDARQKPFHAPPLEEDPAVVRKVEALAAPGGPLHNLL
- a CDS encoding NUDIX domain-containing protein, coding for MQRQIRCPHCGKASTVYRNPTPTTDVVIYTPERGVVVIRRDNPPLGYALPGGFIEEGESAEAAALREAWEETGLEVELTGLLGVYSRPDRDPRQHTLSVVFTGRPLHPETLRAGDDAAQAAFYPLNALPTPLAFDHADILADFRQALAGKRGLAGLQPPVPLTPAPGGEA
- the fliQ gene encoding flagellar biosynthesis protein FliQ, which translates into the protein MTPDFVVGFGRQAIELCLMMALPMLAVGLGVGVVVSVIQAATQIQEMTLTFIPKIVCMFLALLLALPWLMERMITFTREVIINIPNYIR
- the fliP gene encoding flagellar type III secretion system pore protein FliP (The bacterial flagellar biogenesis protein FliP forms a type III secretion system (T3SS)-type pore required for flagellar assembly.) — protein: MSHPKPLFSRLWIRPVATLTAASLPLLLLPGLAQAAQDIATPALQLTLSGGVQSPEKVSVLLEILFLLTVLSVAPAIMLTVTSFTRIIIVFSFLRQAMGVQQLPPTQILASLAIFMTVVIMFPVGKEINDQALQPYLSEQIDYKVALDRAQAPLRTFMFKHTREKDLSVFYAISNMEAPRNKDEVPTMLLAAAYVISELKTAFTIGFLIYIPFLVLDMVISSVLLAMGMMMLPPMMVSMPFKLLLFVMVDGWNLLVGSLVNSFLL
- the fliO gene encoding flagellar biosynthetic protein FliO, whose product is MASPTPLLSGFIALADAGGQAAGVAAGQGAGQAAASQAAGQAATLGQSAFSWGGYAQAIGVLFLLLGVLWLAVWLVRRFGKFNFMPRPGALPRGALVMEAQLPLGPRKGLMVVRFLNKRLLLGVTDQQITLLHEEEAHHEPPETPFQQAMDQARRDADGR
- the fliN gene encoding flagellar motor switch protein FliN is translated as MAQDDQEALAAQWAAELEKEAQGKDAAPAGAADQSAPGPAAGDAEGSAGGDAKQDEDALAAQWAEALAKDEEGKESAAPENAGLSGHAVDAHFRDMTEMARQPRDNNLKRELDFILDIPLDVSAELGRTRLLINELLQLGQGSVVELNKLAGEPLEVYVNGKLVARGEAVVINEKFGVRLTDIISPIERVKQLG
- a CDS encoding flagellar basal body-associated FliL family protein, which gives rise to MAAKEKEAPALPEGQAENPKKRSRLKRIIIIAAILLMTLSGAGLGAYWWLYLRTPAAGDAAPEAPAAAAPADGQSHGQAKTPGSAPGGQAAPGQAAPNGQSEPQGARIERQSDLPRSAGMVLPLPPVTVNLADPAGRRYLKLGMEVEVNADVSKELQTNSARVRDAVIMLLAGKSYADIASPEGKILLKAEVAARLNQILGAQRVIRVYFTDFVVE
- a CDS encoding YggS family pyridoxal phosphate-dependent enzyme, producing MESPLLQRYRNLQERLEAACARAGRPRADVTLVAVSKLHPAADIAALARIGQADFGENYVQEALQKQADLAADPACGSVRWHMIGHVQHRKAAQVAGAFHLLHSLDSRRLAEALERRLAAQQQRQAVLIEVNLAAETQKSGLGAEDLPALADYVCEGCPHLELRGLMCLPPVFDAGDAARPHFARLRDLRDALSLRLGLPLPELSMGMSGDFAGAVAEGATLVRIGTDIFGPRPARG